In Cupriavidus taiwanensis, the following proteins share a genomic window:
- a CDS encoding peroxidase-related enzyme, whose protein sequence is MSDTAFPISRYAIPALADLPDDIRARILEVQEKAGFVPNVFLALAHRPDEFRAFFAYHDALMLKDGGLTKGEREMIVVATSGVNQCLYCVVAHGAILRIYEKKPLVADQVAVNYLKADIPPRQRAMLDFAMKVCTASHEIEEADFDALRAHGFSDEDAWDIAAITAFFGLSNRMANTIGMRPNDEFYLMGRVPKAK, encoded by the coding sequence ATGTCTGACACGGCATTCCCGATCAGCCGCTACGCCATCCCGGCGCTGGCCGACCTCCCCGACGATATCCGCGCGCGCATCCTGGAAGTCCAGGAAAAAGCCGGCTTCGTTCCCAATGTGTTTTTGGCGCTGGCGCACCGTCCCGACGAGTTCCGCGCCTTCTTTGCCTATCACGATGCGCTGATGCTCAAGGACGGCGGCCTGACCAAGGGCGAGCGCGAAATGATCGTGGTGGCCACCTCCGGGGTTAACCAATGCCTGTACTGCGTGGTGGCGCATGGCGCGATCCTGCGCATCTACGAGAAGAAGCCGCTGGTCGCGGACCAGGTCGCGGTGAATTACCTGAAGGCCGACATCCCGCCGCGCCAGCGCGCCATGCTCGACTTTGCCATGAAGGTCTGCACGGCCTCGCATGAAATCGAGGAGGCCGATTTCGACGCGCTGCGCGCACATGGCTTTTCCGACGAGGACGCCTGGGATATCGCCGCGATCACGGCGTTCTTCGGCCTGTCCAACCGCATGGCCAATACCATCGGCATGCGCCCGAACGACGAGTTCTACCTGATGGGCCGGGTGCCGAAGGCGAAGTAG